The genomic window TGTGTTCTTCTTGGTGTCATGGCTTATGACAGATATGTAGCTATTTGTCATCCCCTTCATTATACTCTCATTATGGGCCAGAGCACCTGCATCCAGTTGGCAGCCATTTCTTGGTCCAGTAGTTTCCTGAGTTCCATGGTCATCAACATCCTCACTTTGAGTTTGCCCTACTGTGGGCCCGATGTCCTGAATCACTTTTTTTGTGAAGTTCCTTCCATCCTGAGGTTGGCTTGCACTGACACCTCAGTTACTGAGATGGTTGTCTTTATCTTCAGTGTCATCATTGTCTTCATTCCTTTCCTCCTCATTGTTGTTTCCTATGCCAGAATCCTTCTATCAGTCCTCAGGATGCGATCAGCCTCTGGAAGGCACAAGGCACTATCCACCTGTGCTTCTCATCTGACAGTGGTGGCCTTATTCTATGGAACTGCCATCTTCATGTACACGAGACCCCAGTCAAAGTCCTCCAGGGCTGGGGGCAAGATCATTGCGGTGTTCTATACTGTGGTCACACCCATGCTCAAACCCTTGATCTACAGTCTAAGGAACCAAGATGTAAAAGGAGCTTTAAGGAGAGCTGTTGTGAAACAGAGGACATGACAGCTCTTAGTGTGACACTGAGGTTAACTGTTAACCTAAGATAATGGACTTTCCAATATGAAATGATAGAATATAAAATAGCTGGGACAGTTAGCATCTGCCCTATCATTCATCAAAGACACTTGGTTCCAGCTGCAGACTCAACAAGAAACATGTCTCCCCTAAGGGCAAACCATAACTTTCAGAACAACATCCTTTATTGAGTGACTACTAATTTCTCACTCCTTGAGAAATCTTGGTTCTCTAAAATCACAGACTCTCTGAAATTAATTGCTTCAAATTATATCAGTAAGAAGAAACATCTTACTCCTGCCTGAAGGATGTAAAACACTTTGGCGGGGAGAAGCATTCTCAACATTCAACTCAGGTGCAGAACTTCACATAAGGGTCTTTGGTTGCAACATTCTGCATCGATCTTAGTTTTGTAGTTTCCAAGGAGACAGGACCCTGCATCTACTTTGTGGTTTAAACCTAATTTTGACCCCTTTATATATAGCCCTGCTTTGCAATGAATCTCTCAAAATGttgcttcatttaaattttatcttaactccacccttccccccaaatcctagtatgtggtatttttctttgcaaTGGATCAATAAATCTGATTTTATGTGACTGTAGGCTTATTCCTGGTGGTCTTAGGCTGATTGTATGGACAGGGGATAGCAATGATCAGAAGTGGAAGATTTGGTCAAGTATTAATAGATTAACTAATTCATTCACTACACATTGTTTAAGGGCTATAGAAtagaactttaaataaaatagaaataactcCTTCATATATAGATATTTGTAATATACATATACTATACACACTTCCATTGACAAATTGTGATAAATGGATTAAGGGACATGATTATCAAGGTGTGGTGACATACAATAATAGGAAGGATGATCTTCTCTGAGGAAGCTGCACACAAAGGAAGGAGAGGTAGGAGTCAGATCGAGAAGAGCTTCTGTTTGGAGCATGGTTGTGGACAAAGACTGGAACTGTGAGATGGTTTGTTCATTTGAGGGAATAAAGGAAACTCTTGAGAAACAGGAGATGTGGCTGGAGAGGCAGACAGGAGACGGACCATGCAGGACAAAGCTGCTTATGGTCAGGACCAGGGATGTACTCTCAGCAAAGTGTAAGTGTTATAAAGAAGGGTggtatgataccacttatgttTTTGAGAGGTTTTCCTGGATGCTGTGTGGGAGACAGATATACATTTATGTGTCACAAATGGGTGgaaagaaatatttcctctgttttGAAGCTTTTCAACCAGTGGTACCTTTAGTAAAGAGTTATTCTTCAAATTAAGAGAATAGCAAAATATAACTTCATATTAGTCTACTTAATAAGCTTAAATATGGCCTTTGACTAAATTATTACATTAGACATAAGCAATTCCTAAAAttttctcacttgtttatttcatgatttagataaaataaaaagtatatttccCCTTTTGCAGATATCCAACAATTAAATGCCACCATTTCTTCTAACTGCATACAAAGGTTGTATACAATCTGCAAATACATAAATGAAGTCTCCTTAATGAAATAAGTAATGTAGACATCACTGGTTTAGAATtgacttaaaatgtaaaaagcaagCAATCAATCATCTATCTTTATCTAGACATCTCTATCCTCTCTAGAATAGAGTTATTATGAATTGATGATAAAGTTTATATATTATAAACCTGTCAGAATTTCTTCAGAAGTTGCTTTCACTTTTTGGACATGGCTGATTAATTTTAAGGACAATAATGCAATATTGAAACGTTGTAATCTCATCATTGTAGGTATAGAGGATATGAAAAACACTACAACCATACATTATGTTACCAGCTTTTCTAATGGGTGTCTTTCCCTTTAAAGTGAAAAACACTAATTCAGCATTCCAGTTAGTAAGTATGAGGATTGtaaaatattgaaaaggaaggaagtccCAGTGAAGCTAATTATTTCTCATTAGTACCATTCTTCCAGCATAATCTGAAAGCTGAACTGCTTCTTTGCTATCATCTGTTTTACCTCTTGTCTTCATTTATTCCTATAATAGTGCCTTTTTAGGCTATTTGAACTTGCTGTGAATCAGCTCACCACAGTCACAGGCCATGTGAGTCTTCCATCAAGTGCTTCACAGCACAACACCGTCTAAGTCCTGACTAATCAAAACATCAGACTGAACACGGCCATGGGCCAGACACTTACAAAGCTTCCCTAATCACTTCCCCAGTTCAAGTTGTGCCTGCCACTTTCTACCATGTTGCACACTTCCCTGTTTTACAGAACACTGGACTAGGGCTCAGCAGAAGTGAGTTATCATACTCATAAGGGGCATATGTTTTAATGTTATAGCGGATTTACGTGTGAATCTAGCCCAAAGGACAGCTGCCATTAATTAAGCCCCAAAGCGCTTGAATACATGCCTTAggattttctcatattttaatatCTGGATTAGagcacttttgagagtgaaatgtAGCACTGTTGATACTTATCCCAGGACAATGAGCAAAAACTCCTAAGCAAGGGGGCCATTGGCCATGGTAACACTCTGTTGCTTAGTTCTCACAGAAACCCCATGTTGTAGGCATTACTggtatcattttacagatgggaaaacctgGAAAGTGAGTTCAGGAATGATTTCTAGAAGAAGTGATGGTTGATTTGTGACATAAAGCAGAAGAACGTGTTTTCTAGGTGGTTTAGTGGTGTTTGAAGCATAGACTCATATAAGCAAAAGTATGCAAAGGGAGGAAGTTTAAGGTGTACTTGAGTTCCACATAACTTGAACTTctgggaggtggggtgtggaAGGAAATGACTAAGATGAAGCTGAAAATGTAGAATTTCAGATGTCATCTATGGATGGCATTCATGGTGTTGATTTCATCATGGGCTCCCATTCCAGTCTCCAGAACAAGGCTCATTATTCTCACTAACTTTGCCCTAACAGAGCTAAACACACAGATACCAACACACAAGCTTCCAAAGCCCCTCACTGGTTGCACATTTTTGGTGTCTGGTTATTTGAAGCAATCTAGACACCAAACATTTCATCTCACTCCTTTCTTTTCATAAACATTCTTTAAGTGTTCATTGTTGTGAGAGGGACACCCAGGTACATCTCACACAGTGTCTGCATTTTAGGCATTTACACGTGTATGTGCATAACTATAACATCCACACACAATCACAAGAAAGttacaaatgaaatgattttgcTGTTCAGAAGAGTAAGTTTTTTTTACCAGCCCAGTAGGTCAGAGAAAGAGGGCAACTGGAGGAGTAGTATTTAGCTGGTCCTTGAAGGAAGAGCCAAGTTTGGATGTTCTGAGACATGGAGTTGGGATAatcagggaagcagggaggagaaagaggagagaactgGTAAAAATACAGAGGTAGAAAAATGTCAAGACCATTCAAGAAATAGTTTTATAGGAGGATTTGTTGCACAAAGAGATCAGGGAGAAATAATACCATGCAGTGTTTAAGGAAGAGGACTTGGAGTGCCAAGCAAAGGACTTTGGCAATTTTATAGCTTCTGTGTTAGGGAATAGGGGTAACTGTGGAATAGGACAAGGAATCTTAGACCCTAATTATTCCAGGTAGCCTCTCTATGGCAGAAATTGAAGGGAGAGACTTCAGCTTACATTCCTCCCCTGGGAGAAGACCACACGTAATTATGGCTAAAGGTAAGAGTTTTATTCAAGTTTTATTAAGAAAAGCACACAATCTTATGCCACTAAACCTATCTGAAGTAGCCAATGTCTACTTGGATTTACCCACCTAAAGGCTGTGTTGCTACACTGGTTTCTCCAAAGGTCTTTCTGTGGATGGATATGTGAAAGGACTTCAGGGAGCAAAGAGGAATTGTCTCCAGAATTCATGAGTGATAAACTCCCTCCTCCCCAAGTTACAAATTCCCTTGTCCTTAAATTGGTGCCAGATCTTGAGCTGCATTCCAGCTTCACCATCAAACTTTCCCACTGGACAGCTGGCCAAAATGCCCCATGGAACAGTCCCATGGTTTCCAGCCTCTGTACCTTTCTTCACTATGTTTCTTCCTTCTGGCATTCCCTATTGGTTTGCTTTCCTGTTTAATTTCTGGATCTTTCTTCAAAAACAACTCACATGCCCCCTCCTCCATAAAGTTCCCTGATCTCCCAAGAGGAGGTGCTGCCTTTCAGGTGAGACTGCCCACAGCAGTTTGTCTGCAGTTCTCTTCttgtatttattgatttgttttcctGTAATACAGgatatttgcatttaatttatctCCCTATGCATGTCAACTCAGTAAAGTCAGAACATCTATATATGCATCGATATCTACATCTACATCTACACATCTACACACCAAGTCTTAAGTCTTAAACacagat from Camelus dromedarius isolate mCamDro1 chromosome 35, mCamDro1.pat, whole genome shotgun sequence includes these protein-coding regions:
- the LOC135320012 gene encoding olfactory receptor 2G3-like; this encodes MNLIKTNFTVTEFVLLGLSSQPTIRLILFIMLLFFYLLTVVGNVIIIIIIQIEPFLQTPMYFFLTNLSFLDICYTSTNVPQMLSNMVGKRTIHFSSCATQMFFSLSFGMTECVLLGVMAYDRYVAICHPLHYTLIMGQSTCIQLAAISWSSSFLSSMVINILTLSLPYCGPDVLNHFFCEVPSILRLACTDTSVTEMVVFIFSVIIVFIPFLLIVVSYARILLSVLRMRSASGRHKALSTCASHLTVVALFYGTAIFMYTRPQSKSSRAGGKIIAVFYTVVTPMLKPLIYSLRNQDVKGALRRAVVKQRT